The Desulfococcus multivorans DNA window TCGTAGCCCTCCATGCGGCGTCCCGTCGGCGGGAAATCGCCGTCCTGAGGGCTGTGGGCGCCTCACGTCGGACGGTCCTTCTTCTGTTTCTGATGGAGGGCGCCTTCTTCGGCATTGCCGGATGGCTGGCGGCTTTTCCTGCAGGTGTCGTTATGGTCAATCTCATGGCGGAGGGGATCGGCAGGACCATCTCCACCCTGTTCGTCCATGTGACGGTCGACCGATTGAGCCTGGACGTCTGGGAGGTGCTGCTCTCTTTCGGCGTCACGCTGGCGGTTTCGGTGCTGGCGGCCCTGGCGCCGGCCCGTCAGGCCATGCAGGTGTCACCCCGTGAGGCGATGTCGCCGGGGGCACCCCATGCCGCCCACCGACGGACGGCTCGACGTCTGATGATCGCAGGCGCGCTTTTCATGGGATCGGTCTGGCCCCTATCCTGGATGCCCGCGGTATCCGGCATACCGTTGTCGGGATATGCCGCGACCTTTATGTTGTTTGCGGGATTTTCCTTCATGTCTCCTTTTTTCCTGGAGCGGATCGGTGTTCACCTCTCCCCGCTGCTCCGGCGCACGGCCGGCGTATCGGCTTACCTGGCGGGGCGCTATCTCCGGGACAGCGGGATACGGACGGCGGTTTCCGTGGGTGCCCTCATCACGGCGGTCGCCCTTTTTTCGGCTCTGGTCGTCATGATTCACAGCTTCCGGGCAACCGTGAGCCTTTGGGTCCAACAGACCGTGAGCGGGGATCTCTTCGTAACCCCCAGACTCGGCGAGGTCAATCATCACCGAACCCCCTTTGCGCCGGAGATCGCAAAAGCCATCTCGTCGATCGATATCCCCGCGGATCGGGTCCATTTCCGCCGATTCTACCTGACCTACGGCCGCGTTCCGTATCAGTTCGAGGCCATCGATTTTTCGACCTTTTTTCGTCATGGCGGCTACATCTGGATCGACGGCGAGGGCGATGCCGCGCGTCGGGCGCTTGCGGCCGGTCGGGGCGTCGTCGTGTCCGAGGTTTTCGCGAATCGCACGGGACTGGGCGTGGGCGATCTTTTCCGGGATCATATCGACGGCCATCCGGTGACGGTTCCCATCGTGGGCGTGATTCGGGACTATCGGTCCAAGGGAGGGGTGGTGTTCTTCTCCCTTGACCGGTATGAGGCCCTCCGGACCGAGGCCGGGAGACATGCCGGTTTTCCCGAGTGGAGCGGTGTCCGTTTCTTTTTCAAGGAACCCGGTTCGGATATCGGCGCTCGGGTCGATCGCCTGAAAGCGGAGATTCTTGCGCGTTGCGGCGATCGGGTCGACATGGTCGCGGGAGCGGAGCTGCGGCGAAACATTCTTCAGGTGTTCGACGAGACATTTTCCGTGACGACGGTTCTGTTGTTTATCGCCCTGGCGGTGGCTGCACTGGGCATTGCCACCACGCTTACGGTGCTGGTACTGGAGCGGTCCCGCCAGCTCAATACCCTCTTCGCCATGGGCGGCAGCCGAGGCCAGATTCGAAGCATGATCGCCTGGGAAGCCGCTCTCATGGTGGCTGCCGGAGAGGTGGGCGGCCTTCTCTGCGGAGCCGTGCTGTCGCTGCTGCTGGTCTTCGTGATCAATCGACAGTCCTTCGGGTGGACATTCATCTACCAGGTGGACTGGGCGACGCTTCTGCTTTCCTTGCCCCTGATTTTTGTGACGACCATGGCGGCCGCCCTCCCGGCGGTACGGCGGGTGTTCCGGGAACCGCCGGCGGCGGTGCTGCGGGATGGTTGAATTCCGTCGGGCACGGCAGCCGAAACGCCCATTCGCGCGACGCGAAACAGTCGATGCGGCGGCGCCTTT harbors:
- a CDS encoding ABC transporter permease yields the protein MTRLIFLLRLFRWFSLRNFRLHRRRTLAVVLGIALGAAVFTSVRLSINAAVDAFGLSVDRIAGKADWTVVRPGGRVPEEAVGMLLRHPLVDSASPLSRTYVRSASGSETPFLLVGLDPILDRPFRGWAVDGDSQKADSPEERAPMALMTQPYTLVGGRRLLDVLQKTTGDMVTLQGVGGRQTFRILGVLDGEGISQVDGGRVVLTDIATFQEFTGGYGVVDQIDIRLRPHAPADAPQTLQGILPDGLVLSRPTQTRETGLGMIRAYRLNLSVLSFVSLFVGMFLVYSLVALHAASRRREIAVLRAVGASRRTVLLLFLMEGAFFGIAGWLAAFPAGVVMVNLMAEGIGRTISTLFVHVTVDRLSLDVWEVLLSFGVTLAVSVLAALAPARQAMQVSPREAMSPGAPHAAHRRTARRLMIAGALFMGSVWPLSWMPAVSGIPLSGYAATFMLFAGFSFMSPFFLERIGVHLSPLLRRTAGVSAYLAGRYLRDSGIRTAVSVGALITAVALFSALVVMIHSFRATVSLWVQQTVSGDLFVTPRLGEVNHHRTPFAPEIAKAISSIDIPADRVHFRRFYLTYGRVPYQFEAIDFSTFFRHGGYIWIDGEGDAARRALAAGRGVVVSEVFANRTGLGVGDLFRDHIDGHPVTVPIVGVIRDYRSKGGVVFFSLDRYEALRTEAGRHAGFPEWSGVRFFFKEPGSDIGARVDRLKAEILARCGDRVDMVAGAELRRNILQVFDETFSVTTVLLFIALAVAALGIATTLTVLVLERSRQLNTLFAMGGSRGQIRSMIAWEAALMVAAGEVGGLLCGAVLSLLLVFVINRQSFGWTFIYQVDWATLLLSLPLIFVTTMAAALPAVRRVFREPPAAVLRDG